One genomic region from Diabrotica undecimpunctata isolate CICGRU chromosome 9, icDiaUnde3, whole genome shotgun sequence encodes:
- the LOC140450745 gene encoding 52 kDa repressor of the inhibitor of the protein kinase-like: MFPVVNSVLQELQESGREIATQAYQLQVAMENSQFIVSLTILRKVFSYTSSLNRTLQKVNVDLTDSCSYVKTIKTTLQNLRNEREFSNLFEEAKKFISADITVPRVSRRQLNRNNIPGDTAEVYYRRNIFYPFIQHVVTELDARFKPHEEAISGIQLLLPDRTQNTERAKKCIAGIGEIFLREVEIKHLVSEYELWHNHWCNQEQPSTALEAMDRCDEIFFPTVRKVLQILATLPVSTATPERTFSSLKRLKTYLRNRMGDERLTGLALMSIHRNVTIGLNSSEIVNKLAERRKRMNLIL, encoded by the coding sequence ATGTTTCCTGTAGTAAATTCCGTGCTTCAAGAACTTCAAGAATCTGGAAGGGAAATTGCAACCCAAGCTTACCAGTTACAAGTCGCAATGGAAAACAGTCAATTTATAGTTTCACTAActattttaaggaaggttttctCCTATACGTCAAGCTTAAACCGAACCCTACAAAAAGTCAATGTAGATTTAACCGACTCTTGCagttacgtaaaaacaataaaaaccacTTTACAGAACCTTCGTAACGAACGTGAATTCTCAAATCTTTTTGAGGaagcaaaaaaatttatttcagcaGATATAACTGTTCCAAGAGTAAGTAGGAGACAATTGAACCGCAATAATATACCAGGGGACACTGCTGAAGTTTACTATCGGCGAAATATATTTTATCCATTTATACAACATGTAGTGACCGAGCTTGATGCTCGCTTTAAACCTCACGAAGAAGCAATTTCAGGAATTCAGTTGCTTCTACCAGATCGCACCCAAAATACTGAGAGAGCAAAGAAATGTATAGCAGGAATCGGAGAAATATTTCTCAGGGAAGTtgaaataaaacatttagtaagTGAGTATGAGCTTTGGCACAACCACTGGTGCAATCAAGAACAGCCGTCTACTGCACTAGAAGCTATGGACCGATGTGATGAAATTTTTTTTCCAACGGTTAGGAAAGTTCTTCAAATTTTAGCAACACTTCCAGTATCTACTGCCACACCTGAACGTACTTTTTCATCACTTAAACGGTTAAAAACTTATCTTAGAAATAGAATGGGAGACGAGAGGCTTACAGGATTAGCTCTCATGAGTATTCATCGGAATGTGACAATAGGTCTAAATTCCTCAGAAATTGTAAATAAGTTAGCTGAAAGAAGGAAGAGAatgaatttaattttgtaa
- the LOC140450746 gene encoding zinc finger MYM-type protein 1-like, with translation MDYDFGKYLSNNPKNDEEKLTVLKETWTPPETFKFPVCGKRKLCFQRHWTQKNPWLVYSNMLQGSLCKMCVLFGQTEGGRGDQKLGSFVTKPFNNWKKALEKMEHHRNTNYHKYAVERARNFVSVMEGQTRDITESFNEENKKIARENRERLCAIVDTILFCGRQELPLRGNQDSGEIGIIDPLHNDGNFRALLRFRAQAGDEVLKNHLISQSNHSRAMYTSSVIQNEIIDLCGNAVQEQIINRVKQSGFFAVLADETQDISRHQQLSLCLRYVDCSSGKALIREDFIEFIHVDEVTGLALATTIIDKLKSFGLDLENLVGQGYDGAAVMSGRFKGVRTIIMDKYPRALFVHCVAHTLNLVLGH, from the coding sequence ATGGACTACgattttggtaaatatttatCAAATAATCCAAAAAATGACGAAGAAAAATTAACAGTTTTAAAAGAAACTTGGACCCCTCCAGAGACTTTTAAGTTCCCCGTCTGTGGTAaaagaaaactttgttttcaacgTCATTGGACCCAAAAGAATCCATGGTTAGTATATTCAAATATGTTACAAGGATCATTATGCAAAATGTGCGTTTTATTTGGACAGACCGAAGGTGGTCGCGGTGATCAAAAACTTGGAAGTTTTGTCACAAAACCATTTAATAACTGGAAAAAAGCTCTGGAAAAAATGGAACATCATCGAAATACAAATTATCATAAATATGCTGTTGAACGAGCAAGAAATTTTGTAAGCGTTATGGAAGGTCAAACTCGTGATATTACAGAGTCGtttaatgaagaaaataaaaaaattgcccgAGAAAATAGAGAGAGGCTATGTGCCATAGTGGACACAATCTTATTTTGCGGACGGCAGGAATTGCCTTTGAGAGGAAATCAAGACTCTGGTGAAATCGGTATTATAGATCCTCTACATAATGACGGTAATTTTCGTGCACTACTTCGTTTTCGTGCGCAAGCTGGTGATGAAGTACTTAAAAATCACCTTATTTCTCAAAGCAATCATTCTCGGGCTATGTACACATCGTCCGTCATTCAAAATGAAATTATTGATTTGTGTGGAAATGCTGTTCAGGAGCAAATAATAAATAGAGTGAAACAATCAGGTTTCTTTGCTGTACTTGCTGACGAAACTCAAGACATTTCGCGTCACCAACAACTCTCACTTTGCCTTCGGTATGTAGACTGCTCTTCTGGAAAGGCACTTATTCGAGAGGATTTCATTGAATTTATACACGTTGATGAAGTAACAGGATTAGCTCTAGCTACGACAATCATCGATAAACTTAAGTCGTTTGGATTAGATTTGGAGAATTTAGTTGGCCAGGGCTATGATGGTGCGGCTGTGATGAGCGGACGATTTAAAGGAGTAAGAACAATAATCATGGACAAATATCCTCGAGCACTATTCGTACACTGTGTGGCGCATACATTAAACTTAGTTTTGGGTCATTAA